The following proteins are encoded in a genomic region of Pirellulales bacterium:
- a CDS encoding ATP-binding protein, whose translation MQIPSPRTTFPRLRVRVAMNAAARENLIPLTAVLVPIYLVSGIFRARFFHTLNDTIVFAEFASAALTFVLLCLIMRFDLQGRWVHSTLVVVGLVAIVDSLIQLYHSHSPWDTTNLALIVGATGIVSLSIVASALLYVVTWTGWLGCMLLYPNGLWIHFGFFLLWTTGIAVAVQAARTKLLRRLFESESQQREELERLVTERTRQLADSREQLRHSERLASVGTLAAGIAHEINNPVGMMLLSAEQLLATSPAEEESVAHLAHDIINNAKRCGQIVKNVLRFAQHDSAEHRADDINAVVRSAVELVRSYAEQEGGLIRLELATDLPQVLLNRVELEQALVNLIRNGIEAASERPTQVTISTTSTGSRVRITVSDNGRGIETEYRARVFDPFFTTRQGGGGTGLGLSLVYGIVTDHGGTIRIESPSEGGTSMIVELPIVQSALDVVS comes from the coding sequence ATGCAAATTCCTTCTCCCCGCACGACTTTCCCGCGGTTGCGGGTCCGCGTGGCGATGAACGCGGCGGCGCGCGAGAACTTGATTCCGCTGACGGCGGTGCTCGTCCCTATCTACCTCGTCTCGGGAATCTTTCGCGCCAGGTTTTTCCACACGCTGAACGATACGATCGTTTTTGCGGAGTTCGCCTCCGCGGCCCTCACGTTCGTTTTGCTGTGCCTGATCATGCGGTTCGATCTGCAAGGCCGCTGGGTGCATTCGACCCTGGTGGTGGTGGGGCTGGTGGCCATTGTCGATAGCCTGATCCAGCTTTATCACTCCCATAGTCCTTGGGATACCACAAATCTGGCGCTGATCGTGGGAGCCACGGGCATCGTGTCTCTCTCCATCGTTGCTTCGGCCCTCTTGTATGTCGTCACGTGGACAGGCTGGCTTGGCTGCATGCTGTTGTACCCCAACGGACTATGGATCCACTTCGGATTCTTTTTATTGTGGACCACGGGCATCGCCGTGGCGGTACAAGCCGCGCGCACGAAGTTATTGCGACGATTGTTCGAAAGCGAGTCGCAGCAGCGCGAAGAGCTCGAACGATTGGTCACCGAACGGACCCGGCAGTTGGCCGACTCGCGCGAACAACTGCGTCACTCCGAGCGACTGGCCTCGGTTGGCACGCTGGCCGCCGGAATCGCCCATGAAATCAACAACCCGGTCGGCATGATGCTGCTCTCGGCCGAGCAGTTGCTCGCCACGTCGCCAGCGGAAGAGGAGTCCGTCGCGCATCTGGCGCATGACATTATCAACAATGCGAAGCGGTGCGGACAAATCGTGAAGAACGTGCTGCGTTTTGCTCAGCACGATTCGGCCGAACACCGTGCCGACGACATTAACGCCGTGGTGCGCAGCGCCGTCGAGCTGGTGCGCTCGTATGCGGAGCAGGAAGGGGGCCTGATTCGGCTCGAGCTGGCCACGGATTTGCCGCAGGTGCTACTGAACCGGGTGGAATTGGAGCAGGCCCTGGTCAATCTCATTCGCAACGGGATCGAAGCCGCCAGCGAGCGCCCGACGCAGGTCACGATCAGCACGACCTCCACAGGTTCCCGTGTGCGCATCACCGTATCGGACAACGGCCGCGGCATCGAAACCGAATACAGGGCCCGGGTGTTCGATCCCTTTTTCACCACGCGGCAAGGCGGCGGAGGCACGGGATTGGGTCTGAGCCTGGTTTACGGGATTGTTACCGACCATGGCGGCACGATTCGCATCGAAAGCCCCTCCGAGGGCGGCACATCCATGATCGTGGAGCTGCCGATCGTGCAGAGTGCGCTGGACGTAGTTAGCTAA
- a CDS encoding MoaD/ThiS family protein, whose amino-acid sequence MIRVLLPTPLRVLAQTGAEVQLDVTGTVTQRSVLDALEERYPSLRGTIRDQVSGRRRAFVRFFACEEDLSHESPDAPLPDAVVAGSEPYAIIGALAGG is encoded by the coding sequence ATGATCCGCGTTTTGCTTCCCACTCCGCTGCGCGTGCTGGCGCAGACCGGCGCTGAGGTGCAATTGGACGTCACGGGGACGGTGACGCAGCGCTCCGTGCTCGACGCGCTCGAGGAGCGCTATCCGAGCCTGCGCGGCACGATTCGCGATCAGGTGTCCGGCCGGCGCCGGGCCTTCGTGCGTTTCTTCGCCTGCGAAGAAGACCTGTCGCACGAATCGCCCGATGCGCCTCTGCCCGATGCCGTCGTCGCGGGCAGCGAGCCGTACGCGATCATCGGCGCCTTGGCGGGCGGGTAA
- a CDS encoding exo-alpha-sialidase, translated as MSSVRVLVGTRKGAFILTAEGKREKWDVSGPHFAGWEMYHVKGSPVDPNRLYASQSSSWFGQTMQRSDDGGRTWTPVGNKFVYDGEAGTHMWYDGTQHPWEFARVWHLEPSLTDPDTVYAGVEDAALFRSTDGGQSWHELSGLRRHESGPSWQPGAGGMCLHTIILDPTDPQRIYVAISAAGAFRSDDGGQSWKPINRGLHSQYIPNPTAEVGHCVHRMAMHPSRPGVLFMQKHWDVMRSDDGGDNWREVSGNLPTDFGFPIDVHAHEPETIYVVPIKSDAEHFPLDGKLQVYRSRTGGHDWEALTNGLPQSNCYVNVLRNAMAVDKLDPCGVYFGTTGGQVYASANSGDRWSPIVRDLPAVLSVEVQTLA; from the coding sequence ATGAGCAGCGTTCGCGTTCTCGTAGGAACCCGCAAGGGAGCATTTATTCTCACGGCCGAAGGCAAGCGCGAGAAATGGGATGTCAGCGGCCCGCATTTCGCCGGCTGGGAGATGTATCACGTGAAGGGGTCGCCCGTCGATCCGAATCGGCTGTACGCGTCGCAATCGAGTAGTTGGTTCGGCCAAACGATGCAGCGATCGGACGACGGCGGCCGGACCTGGACTCCGGTCGGCAACAAATTCGTCTACGATGGCGAAGCCGGCACGCATATGTGGTACGACGGCACGCAACATCCTTGGGAGTTCGCACGCGTTTGGCATCTCGAGCCTTCGCTTACGGACCCCGATACCGTGTACGCCGGCGTTGAGGACGCGGCGCTCTTCCGTTCGACCGATGGCGGCCAGTCGTGGCACGAACTATCGGGCTTGCGCCGTCACGAATCGGGGCCTTCCTGGCAGCCCGGCGCCGGAGGCATGTGTCTGCACACGATCATCCTCGATCCGACCGACCCACAACGGATCTACGTGGCGATCTCGGCGGCCGGCGCGTTCCGCTCCGACGACGGCGGACAAAGCTGGAAGCCCATCAATCGCGGACTCCACTCGCAATACATTCCCAATCCCACGGCCGAGGTCGGGCATTGCGTACACAGGATGGCCATGCATCCGTCGCGCCCGGGCGTGCTGTTCATGCAGAAGCATTGGGACGTGATGCGCAGCGACGACGGCGGCGACAACTGGCGCGAGGTCAGCGGCAATCTGCCGACCGACTTCGGCTTTCCCATCGACGTGCATGCCCACGAGCCGGAAACGATTTACGTCGTACCGATCAAGAGTGACGCGGAGCACTTTCCGCTTGACGGCAAGTTGCAAGTCTATCGCAGCCGAACCGGCGGCCATGATTGGGAAGCTCTGACCAACGGGCTGCCGCAGAGCAATTGCTACGTCAACGTGCTGCGTAACGCCATGGCCGTCGATAAGCTCGATCCGTGCGGCGTGTATTTCGGTACGACGGGTGGACAGGTCTATGCGTCCGCCAATTCAGGCGACCGGTGGTCGCCCATCGTTCGTGATTTACCGGCAGTCTTATCCGTCGAAGTGCAGACACTCGCATGA
- a CDS encoding DoxX family protein produces MSSTTAAAPASRKLYWAGWVLTILPALLLVATSISAISGSEGAAEGFEKYGYPAGSLRLIGVVELVSAVLFLIPPTAYLGAILLTGYLGGAVATHVHASEGLLAIAPIVFGAIVWLALLLRDPRLRPLLPLTR; encoded by the coding sequence ATGTCATCGACGACAGCCGCGGCGCCTGCTTCGCGAAAGTTGTATTGGGCCGGCTGGGTTCTTACGATCCTGCCCGCGCTATTGTTGGTGGCGACCTCGATTTCGGCGATTTCGGGGTCAGAGGGCGCGGCCGAGGGTTTTGAAAAATACGGCTATCCGGCGGGGTCTCTGAGGCTCATCGGCGTTGTCGAGCTGGTGAGCGCGGTCCTGTTCTTGATTCCGCCCACGGCTTACTTGGGCGCGATTCTGCTGACCGGCTATCTAGGCGGCGCGGTGGCCACCCACGTGCATGCTAGTGAAGGACTTCTTGCCATTGCCCCGATCGTTTTCGGAGCGATCGTATGGCTGGCTCTGCTGCTGCGCGATCCGCGGTTGCGTCCGTTGTTGCCCCTGACACGCTAG
- a CDS encoding SRPBCC family protein: MLVKISIGVVLVLALFVIVVALQPGAFRVTRSTKIAAAPAAAFAHVNDLHKWEAWNPWGKIDPAMKLTYEGPETGVGSAYHWDGNSAVGAGSATITESHPDDRVQLRLDFLRPFKNTCEAQFTFEPAGDQTTVTWAMEGKKNFFSKAIGLFMSMDSMIGGQFEKGLADLKSVVEASPSA, from the coding sequence ATGCTCGTGAAAATATCGATCGGCGTTGTATTGGTGCTGGCGCTGTTTGTCATTGTCGTGGCGTTGCAGCCAGGGGCGTTTCGGGTGACCCGCTCGACGAAAATCGCCGCGGCGCCGGCCGCAGCGTTTGCGCACGTCAACGACCTGCACAAATGGGAGGCTTGGAACCCGTGGGGGAAAATCGATCCCGCCATGAAGCTGACCTACGAAGGTCCGGAAACGGGTGTCGGCTCCGCCTATCACTGGGACGGCAATAGCGCGGTCGGTGCGGGAAGTGCTACGATCACCGAGAGCCACCCCGATGATCGGGTGCAACTGCGACTCGACTTTCTGCGCCCCTTCAAGAACACCTGCGAGGCACAGTTCACGTTCGAGCCCGCCGGCGACCAGACGACGGTGACTTGGGCCATGGAGGGAAAGAAGAACTTCTTCTCGAAGGCCATTGGCCTGTTCATGAGCATGGACTCGATGATCGGCGGTCAGTTCGAGAAGGGGCTTGCGGATTTGAAATCGGTCGTCGAAGCCAGCCCGTCAGCTTAA
- a CDS encoding VOC family protein: MHVQPYLYLDGRTEEAIEFYKSALGATVERLLRFKDSPEPPQPGMVPPGCDDKVMHAQFKVGDTIIMASDGRCGGNPVIQGVSLTITTDTVDQAEKIFGALAAGGQVQMPMTKTFFSPRFGMVADRFGVGWMIIVAQ, encoded by the coding sequence ATGCACGTACAACCCTACCTGTACCTGGATGGCCGCACCGAAGAAGCGATTGAGTTTTACAAGTCGGCGCTCGGGGCGACGGTCGAGCGATTATTGCGATTCAAGGATAGCCCCGAACCGCCGCAGCCTGGCATGGTGCCGCCGGGCTGTGATGACAAGGTGATGCACGCGCAGTTCAAGGTGGGGGACACGATTATCATGGCCTCCGACGGGCGCTGTGGCGGCAATCCGGTGATTCAGGGAGTGTCGCTCACGATCACGACCGATACGGTCGATCAAGCCGAGAAGATTTTTGGCGCGCTGGCGGCCGGCGGTCAGGTGCAGATGCCGATGACCAAAACCTTTTTCTCGCCGCGCTTCGGCATGGTGGCCGACCGGTTTGGTGTTGGCTGGATGATCATCGTCGCGCAGTAG
- a CDS encoding transglutaminase-like domain-containing protein produces the protein MRPAAPTIPDCYMHASRMSAAGKHTALFQALPNDVAGLVRIVQGLLIHEFFTSAYGLTIANERRFESHLRPVEAILDRMIVLDPSPLSVARSPEKRVIGVCRHFALALVSMMRAAGIPARARCGFGNYFNPGYYEDHWVCEYWNAEAARWKLVDPQFDDKWCAALKITHDVLDVPRDRFLVAADAWRLCRSGQADAAKFGIFRGDLRGLWFVAGNLVRDSAALTGTEMLAWDVWGGMPQPGESLDDAAIAFFDRLAELTRDPDAAHDELCLLYESDQRLRVPSVVFNAVLERPEEV, from the coding sequence ATGCGGCCGGCCGCCCCAACCATTCCTGATTGCTATATGCACGCCAGCCGGATGTCGGCGGCGGGCAAGCACACGGCGCTTTTCCAGGCGCTGCCCAACGACGTCGCCGGCCTGGTGCGCATCGTGCAGGGGCTGCTGATTCACGAGTTTTTCACGTCGGCATACGGCCTGACCATTGCTAACGAGCGCCGTTTCGAGTCCCACCTTCGTCCGGTCGAGGCGATTTTGGATCGAATGATCGTGCTCGATCCGTCGCCGCTTTCCGTCGCCCGGTCGCCGGAAAAGCGCGTGATCGGCGTGTGCCGCCACTTTGCACTTGCGTTGGTGTCGATGATGCGCGCCGCGGGTATTCCGGCGCGGGCGCGCTGCGGCTTCGGCAATTACTTCAACCCCGGCTATTACGAAGATCACTGGGTCTGCGAATATTGGAACGCCGAGGCAGCGCGGTGGAAACTTGTCGATCCGCAGTTCGATGATAAGTGGTGCGCGGCGCTAAAGATCACGCACGATGTGCTCGACGTGCCGCGGGACCGATTCCTGGTCGCGGCCGACGCCTGGCGTTTGTGCCGCTCGGGCCAGGCCGATGCGGCGAAGTTCGGCATCTTCCGCGGTGATCTGCGTGGCTTGTGGTTCGTCGCCGGTAATCTTGTGCGCGATAGTGCGGCGCTCACTGGCACCGAAATGCTCGCCTGGGACGTGTGGGGCGGGATGCCGCAACCGGGCGAGTCGCTGGACGACGCGGCAATAGCATTTTTTGATCGCCTGGCCGAGCTCACGCGCGATCCGGACGCCGCGCACGACGAACTTTGCTTGCTGTACGAATCCGACCAGCGACTGCGCGTGCCGTCCGTCGTATTCAACGCGGTACTCGAGCGGCCGGAAGAGGTATAA
- a CDS encoding SRPBCC domain-containing protein, with the protein MLDAAVESPVQTLEIKNEERIAAPVDIVFETLLEHLGPSMETGPGRSVAMTLEAWPGGRWFRDLGHNTGHLWGQVQVIKPPALLEICGPFCMSYPAMNHLQYRLTADGKGTRLAMWHRAIGAILPEHRDGMPGGWAHDLALIRAAAERRAQDSPK; encoded by the coding sequence ATGTTGGACGCAGCTGTCGAAAGCCCCGTGCAAACGCTGGAAATCAAGAACGAAGAGCGGATCGCGGCGCCGGTCGATATTGTCTTCGAAACGCTGCTCGAGCATCTAGGCCCAAGCATGGAAACCGGACCGGGACGATCCGTCGCCATGACGCTCGAAGCGTGGCCCGGTGGACGCTGGTTTCGCGACCTGGGGCACAACACAGGACACCTGTGGGGGCAGGTGCAGGTGATCAAGCCGCCGGCGCTATTGGAAATCTGCGGCCCGTTCTGCATGTCGTACCCGGCGATGAACCACCTGCAATATCGTTTGACCGCGGACGGAAAGGGTACGCGCCTGGCCATGTGGCACCGGGCGATCGGCGCGATTCTGCCCGAGCATCGCGACGGTATGCCCGGGGGCTGGGCTCACGATTTGGCGCTCATTCGCGCGGCCGCCGAGCGGCGGGCGCAAGATTCGCCGAAATAG
- a CDS encoding metalloregulator ArsR/SmtB family transcription factor — MARAATTTDVFNAIAEPRRRKIIDVLAGGRIYAVGELVDTLDMPQPMVSKHLGVLRKVGIVSVSKRGQQRLYQLNPQELKPVHDWVKTYERFWTHQLSRIKQHAERKALERSQAAAKPTKPKRDPED, encoded by the coding sequence ATGGCGCGCGCAGCAACCACCACCGACGTCTTCAATGCCATTGCCGAGCCCCGGCGGCGCAAGATTATCGACGTCTTGGCGGGCGGGCGGATTTATGCGGTGGGGGAACTGGTCGACACGCTCGACATGCCCCAGCCGATGGTGTCGAAGCACCTTGGCGTTCTGCGCAAGGTGGGCATTGTCTCGGTGAGTAAGCGCGGGCAGCAGCGGCTCTATCAACTCAATCCGCAGGAGCTCAAGCCCGTGCACGATTGGGTCAAAACCTACGAGCGTTTCTGGACGCATCAACTGAGTCGGATCAAGCAGCACGCCGAGCGGAAGGCTCTCGAGCGCTCGCAAGCCGCCGCAAAGCCCACGAAGCCCAAACGCGATCCGGAGGATTGA
- a CDS encoding VOC family protein yields MHQHRSLCLVIGFIAVVLAPTARAAAEDVQPARFHHVHLNVTDPKKSIQFYGRVFGATPTKYNGVADALFTERSFILLNKVDTPPESKLNTGIWHIGWGGVDVKNEYEWWKSHGVDIHTPLSPLPGKDNYYMYINGPDKELIEINTMGHHRFAHVHFFCTDVNETVGWYAKHLGLKPRAANVKKPTGDMSTLAGIWINVIQCDNVTMIFFGKPDVSPAPPWWPDEPLKEIQPTRGRPIDHIAFSYRDIEPVFERMKAAGVEIVAPITVDEKTKTKSFMVLAPEKVTIEVVEAKPIPEGIWED; encoded by the coding sequence ATGCACCAGCACCGCTCGCTCTGCCTTGTTATCGGATTTATCGCGGTCGTGCTCGCGCCTACCGCGCGCGCCGCGGCTGAGGACGTGCAGCCTGCCCGCTTCCATCACGTCCACCTGAACGTGACCGATCCGAAAAAGTCGATCCAGTTCTACGGTCGCGTCTTCGGCGCGACGCCCACGAAGTACAACGGCGTGGCCGATGCCCTGTTCACCGAGCGGTCGTTCATTTTGCTGAACAAGGTCGACACGCCGCCCGAGAGCAAGCTGAACACGGGCATCTGGCACATCGGCTGGGGAGGCGTCGACGTCAAGAACGAATACGAATGGTGGAAGAGCCACGGCGTGGATATTCACACACCGCTCTCGCCGCTGCCGGGCAAGGACAACTATTACATGTACATCAATGGGCCCGATAAGGAACTGATCGAGATCAACACGATGGGGCATCATCGATTTGCCCACGTACACTTCTTTTGCACCGACGTGAACGAAACGGTGGGCTGGTATGCGAAGCACCTGGGCCTGAAGCCGCGCGCCGCGAACGTGAAGAAGCCGACCGGCGATATGTCGACGCTGGCGGGCATCTGGATCAACGTGATCCAGTGCGACAACGTGACGATGATCTTTTTCGGCAAGCCCGACGTCTCGCCCGCCCCGCCGTGGTGGCCGGACGAGCCGCTCAAGGAGATTCAGCCGACGCGCGGCCGTCCGATCGACCATATCGCCTTTTCGTATCGCGATATCGAGCCGGTCTTCGAGCGAATGAAAGCCGCCGGCGTGGAGATTGTCGCGCCAATCACGGTCGACGAGAAGACGAAGACCAAGAGCTTCATGGTGCTCGCGCCCGAAAAGGTGACGATCGAGGTCGTCGAGGCGAAGCCGATTCCCGAGGGGATCTGGGAAGATTAG
- a CDS encoding secondary thiamine-phosphate synthase enzyme YjbQ, translating to MKSHREVLTFNIPARMDFVNITPEVEEALRRSGVQEGLVLVNAMHITASVFINDDERGLHEDYKRWLEGLAPFDASPERYHHNRTGEDNADAHMKRQVMGREVVVAITEGKLDFGPWEQIFYGEFDGRRPKRVLIKVIGE from the coding sequence ATGAAATCTCACCGCGAAGTCCTGACGTTCAACATTCCCGCGCGGATGGACTTTGTGAACATCACGCCCGAGGTGGAAGAAGCCCTACGGCGCAGCGGCGTGCAGGAGGGGCTGGTGCTGGTGAATGCCATGCACATCACGGCCAGCGTGTTTATCAACGATGACGAGCGTGGGCTGCACGAGGATTACAAACGCTGGCTCGAAGGGCTTGCACCGTTCGATGCCTCGCCCGAGCGGTATCACCACAACCGTACCGGCGAGGATAATGCCGACGCGCACATGAAGCGGCAGGTCATGGGTCGCGAAGTCGTGGTGGCGATCACCGAGGGGAAACTCGATTTCGGCCCGTGGGAGCAAATCTTCTACGGCGAGTTCGACGGCCGCCGTCCGAAACGGGTGCTGATCAAAGTGATCGGCGAGTAG